The Apium graveolens cultivar Ventura chromosome 11, ASM990537v1, whole genome shotgun sequence genome has a window encoding:
- the LOC141698047 gene encoding F-box/kelch-repeat protein At3g23880-like isoform X1: MLKFLKMVKNERADEHQFTILSSEKLTGTLVPDELILEILSRTPVKDLIRLRCVSKSWLALTVDPQFIHMHLTRNAPINKGILFRGYAPNYTSEIMSFLRINESPCTLFKLKVEPNQPRKFDHTRRFEFSRYFYEMAFCGSVNGIVCLSHYGRDSNSGNLVEWEQFAVLWNPAIRRCKPILLPTRGCFDDDLWIPSVGLGFNADANDFKIFRIVPVRLGRSLSRVEIYSANLDSWNRVQRSAPFLPRSPNCNFIVKGVPYWIDADTENLLAIDPCTEKHRMVPYPMHVKNQSTSVHPMTFMDSVALLIYSPGMDPNNLVDVYILDESCDYWIKKRSTQPIVGGGLWRPKCLTDGGLVVEAWEGLALYSPSTYDTTPSRFSAMFDAQCYSHVESLVCLNGMEPLTKKENKKKKNKVPKCCGIFCKVR; the protein is encoded by the exons ATGTTAAAGTTTCTGAAAATGGTGAAAAATGAAAGAGCTGATGAACATCAGTTTACAATCTTATCGTCTGAGAAACTCACTGGAACACTTGTTCCAGATGAGTTGATTCTTGAGATTCTCAGTCGAACTCCTGTCAAAGATCTTATAAGGCTCAGGTGTGTGTCTAAGTCTTGGCTAGCTCTTACTGTTGATCCTCAATTTATACACATGCATCTTACTCGCAATGCCCCGATCAACAAAGGCATTTTGTTTCGTGGTTATGCACCTAATTATACTTCTGAAATCATGTCTTTCTTGCGCATTAATGAGTCCCCATGCACACTCTTTAAGCTTAAAGTTGAACCTAATCAGCCCCGTAAATTTGATCATACCAGAAGGTTTGAGTTCTCTAGGTATTTTTATGAGATGGCTTTCTGTGGTTCCGTTAATGGCATTGTCTGTTTATCTCATTATGGGAGGGACTCAAATTCCGGAAATCTTGTTGAGTGGGAGCAGTTTGCTGTTTTATGGAACCCGGCTATCAGGCGCTGCAAACCAATCTTGCTCCCTACCAGAGGATGTTTTGATGATGATTTGTGGATACCATCTGTAGGCCTGGGTTTCAATGCTGATGCTAATGATTTTAAAATCTTTAGGATTGTCCCGGTGAGACTAGGAAGATCTTTGTCAAGGGTTGAGATATATTCTGCTAACCTGGATTCTTGGAACCGAGTTCAGAGATCTGCTCCCTTTCTCCCTCGTTCACCAAATTGTAACTTTATTGTTAAAGGTGTGCCATATTGGATTGACGCAGATACTGAGAATCTGTTAGCAATTGATCCTTGTACAGAAAAGCATAGGATGGTTCCATATCCAATGCACGTAAAGAATCAAAGCACATCAGTGCATCCTATGACATTCATGGATTCAGTTGCTCTCCTTATCTATTCCCCTGGGATGGACCCGAATAACCTGGTTGATGTGTATATACTTGATGAGAGTTGTGATTATTGGATAAAAAAACGTAGCACTCAGCCAATTGTTGGTGGAGGATTGTGGCGGCCTAAGTGCCTTACTGATGGCGGGCTTGTGGTGGAGGCATGGGAAGGTCTTGCCTTATATTCTCCGAGTACTTATGACACAACTCCCAGTCGTTTCTCTGCAATGTTTGATGCTCAATGTTACAGTCATGTAGAGAGCCTTGTTTGTCTTAATGGAATGGAGCCACTTACAAagaaggaaaacaagaaaaagaagAACAAG GTTCCAAAATGCTGTGGCATTTTCTGTAAAGTCCGATAG
- the LOC141696278 gene encoding uncharacterized protein LOC141696278 — MDSSFKVLADWTEARKIVVPGSQGVNRAVSKQVNKWRPREVGTFKINVDASVFPGAQTFSIGMVMRNHVGTFLAGRNQCFSGKILRDVVTIESDSHLAVKAIAGDSLNFLETSEVVECCKLHLESLQSCSVVFIRKVANKVAHEVARIPCLVNSHNLFTSPPTWLLEALSSDLLF; from the exons ATGGATAGTAGTTTTAAAGTGCTTGCAGACTGGACAGAGGCGAGAAAGATTGTGGTTCCAGGTTCTCAGGGAGTTAACAGAGCAGTCAGCAAGCAGGTGAATAAATGGAGACCTCGTGAAGTTGGTACTTTTAAGATCAACGTGGATGCCTCGGTTTTTCCTGGTGCTCAAACTTTTTCGATAGGGATGGTTATGAGGAATCATGTGGGGACTTTTTTGGCTGGTAGGAATCAGTGTTTCTCTGGTAAA ATATTGAGGGATGTAGTAACTATCGAATCAGACTCTCATCTTGCTGTGAAAGCGATTGCAGGTGATAGTCTAAATTTTCTGGAAACTAGCGAAGTAGTTGAATGTTGCAAACTACATCTTGAAAGTTTGCAGAGTTGTTCAGTTGTTTTTATTCGGAAAGTTGCTAACAAGGTAGCACATGAAGTTGCTCGTATACCTTGTTTAGTTAATTCCCATAATTTATTCACGTCTCCTCCTACGTGGTTGTTGGAGGCTCTTTCCAGTGATCTTTTGTTCTGA
- the LOC141698048 gene encoding 1-(5-phosphoribosyl)-5-[(5-phosphoribosylamino)methylideneamino] imidazole-4-carboxamide isomerase, chloroplastic isoform X2: MRGLQLNLTRMDLSSLHSNMGYSIFSCKRLQKSIAMSSSASGHRKLSVTCGVHFRPCIDIHKGKVKQIVGSTLSDSKDGDMSLITNFESDKSAAEFASLYKEDGLRGGHVIMLGADPLSNSAAMEALHAYPGGLQVGGGINSGNAMNYIDGGASHVIITSYVFNNGQMELGRLEELVQLVGKERLVLDLSCRKKDGKYAVVTDRWQKFSDVYVSEEVLDFLSTYADEFLVHGVDVEGKKLGIDEELVALLGKHSPIPVTYAGGVTVMDDLERIKIAGMGNVDVTVGSALDIFGGNLRYKDVVIWHDKQTSVAV; this comes from the exons ATGCGGGGTCTCCAGCTAAACTTAACTAGGATGGATCTGAGTTCACTTCATTCTAATATGGGATATTCGATTTTTAGTTGTAAGAGATTGCAGAAATCGATTGCAATGTCTTCATCCGCTTCTG GGCATCGAAAGCTATCAGTAACATGTGGAGTTCATTTTCGTCCTTGTATAGACATACATAAG GGAAAGGTGAAGCAAATAGTTGGGTCCACTCTTTCTGATTCAAAGGATGGAGACATGAGTCTCATAACTAATTTTGAATCGGATAAGTCAGCAGCAGAATTTGCTTCTCTATACAAAGAAGACGGGCTCAGAGGTGGTCATGTTATTATGCTTGGAGCTGATCCATTGAGCAACTCAGCAGCCATGGAAGCTTTGCATGCTTATCCAG GTGGTTTGCAAGTTGGAGGTGGTATCAATTCCGGCAATGCTATGAACTACATTGACGGAGGAGCAAGCCATGTTATAATTACATCA TATGTATTTAATAATGGACAAATGGAACTTGGGAGGCTTGAAGAACTTGTTCAACTTGTTGGAAAAGAGAGGCTTGTATTGGACCTTAGTTGCAGGAAGAAG GATGGTAAATACGCCGTTGTCACTGATAGGTGGCAGAAGTTTAGCGATGTCTATGTGAGCGAGGAAGTGTTAGATTTTCTTTCCACTTATGCCGATGAGTTTCTGGTTCACGGAGTCGATGTTGAAGGAAAAAA GCTGGGAATTGACGAAGAGCTTGTAGCACTACTTGGCAAACACTCACCG ATACCGGTTACATATGCTGGCGGTGTGACTGTAATGGATGACCTGGAGAGGATAAAAATTGCAGGAATGGGAAATGTAGATGTCACTGTGGGTAGTGCTTTAGATATTTTTGGTGGCAACTTGCGCTATAAAGATGTTGTAATTTGGCATGACAAGCAAACTTCTGTAGCAGTTTAA
- the LOC141698048 gene encoding 1-(5-phosphoribosyl)-5-[(5-phosphoribosylamino)methylideneamino] imidazole-4-carboxamide isomerase, chloroplastic isoform X1, giving the protein MRGLQLNLTRMDLSSLHSNMGYSIFSCKRLQKSIAMSSSASVLTGHRKLSVTCGVHFRPCIDIHKGKVKQIVGSTLSDSKDGDMSLITNFESDKSAAEFASLYKEDGLRGGHVIMLGADPLSNSAAMEALHAYPGGLQVGGGINSGNAMNYIDGGASHVIITSYVFNNGQMELGRLEELVQLVGKERLVLDLSCRKKDGKYAVVTDRWQKFSDVYVSEEVLDFLSTYADEFLVHGVDVEGKKLGIDEELVALLGKHSPIPVTYAGGVTVMDDLERIKIAGMGNVDVTVGSALDIFGGNLRYKDVVIWHDKQTSVAV; this is encoded by the exons ATGCGGGGTCTCCAGCTAAACTTAACTAGGATGGATCTGAGTTCACTTCATTCTAATATGGGATATTCGATTTTTAGTTGTAAGAGATTGCAGAAATCGATTGCAATGTCTTCATCCGCTTCTG TGTTAACAGGGCATCGAAAGCTATCAGTAACATGTGGAGTTCATTTTCGTCCTTGTATAGACATACATAAG GGAAAGGTGAAGCAAATAGTTGGGTCCACTCTTTCTGATTCAAAGGATGGAGACATGAGTCTCATAACTAATTTTGAATCGGATAAGTCAGCAGCAGAATTTGCTTCTCTATACAAAGAAGACGGGCTCAGAGGTGGTCATGTTATTATGCTTGGAGCTGATCCATTGAGCAACTCAGCAGCCATGGAAGCTTTGCATGCTTATCCAG GTGGTTTGCAAGTTGGAGGTGGTATCAATTCCGGCAATGCTATGAACTACATTGACGGAGGAGCAAGCCATGTTATAATTACATCA TATGTATTTAATAATGGACAAATGGAACTTGGGAGGCTTGAAGAACTTGTTCAACTTGTTGGAAAAGAGAGGCTTGTATTGGACCTTAGTTGCAGGAAGAAG GATGGTAAATACGCCGTTGTCACTGATAGGTGGCAGAAGTTTAGCGATGTCTATGTGAGCGAGGAAGTGTTAGATTTTCTTTCCACTTATGCCGATGAGTTTCTGGTTCACGGAGTCGATGTTGAAGGAAAAAA GCTGGGAATTGACGAAGAGCTTGTAGCACTACTTGGCAAACACTCACCG ATACCGGTTACATATGCTGGCGGTGTGACTGTAATGGATGACCTGGAGAGGATAAAAATTGCAGGAATGGGAAATGTAGATGTCACTGTGGGTAGTGCTTTAGATATTTTTGGTGGCAACTTGCGCTATAAAGATGTTGTAATTTGGCATGACAAGCAAACTTCTGTAGCAGTTTAA
- the LOC141698047 gene encoding uncharacterized protein LOC141698047 isoform X2, whose product MLKFLKMVKNERADEHQFTILSSEKLTGTLVPDELILEILSRTPVKDLIRLRRFEFSRYFYEMAFCGSVNGIVCLSHYGRDSNSGNLVEWEQFAVLWNPAIRRCKPILLPTRGCFDDDLWIPSVGLGFNADANDFKIFRIVPVRLGRSLSRVEIYSANLDSWNRVQRSAPFLPRSPNCNFIVKGVPYWIDADTENLLAIDPCTEKHRMVPYPMHVKNQSTSVHPMTFMDSVALLIYSPGMDPNNLVDVYILDESCDYWIKKRSTQPIVGGGLWRPKCLTDGGLVVEAWEGLALYSPSTYDTTPSRFSAMFDAQCYSHVESLVCLNGMEPLTKKENKKKKNKVPKCCGIFCKVR is encoded by the exons ATGTTAAAGTTTCTGAAAATGGTGAAAAATGAAAGAGCTGATGAACATCAGTTTACAATCTTATCGTCTGAGAAACTCACTGGAACACTTGTTCCAGATGAGTTGATTCTTGAGATTCTCAGTCGAACTCCTGTCAAAGATCTTATAAGGCTCAG AAGGTTTGAGTTCTCTAGGTATTTTTATGAGATGGCTTTCTGTGGTTCCGTTAATGGCATTGTCTGTTTATCTCATTATGGGAGGGACTCAAATTCCGGAAATCTTGTTGAGTGGGAGCAGTTTGCTGTTTTATGGAACCCGGCTATCAGGCGCTGCAAACCAATCTTGCTCCCTACCAGAGGATGTTTTGATGATGATTTGTGGATACCATCTGTAGGCCTGGGTTTCAATGCTGATGCTAATGATTTTAAAATCTTTAGGATTGTCCCGGTGAGACTAGGAAGATCTTTGTCAAGGGTTGAGATATATTCTGCTAACCTGGATTCTTGGAACCGAGTTCAGAGATCTGCTCCCTTTCTCCCTCGTTCACCAAATTGTAACTTTATTGTTAAAGGTGTGCCATATTGGATTGACGCAGATACTGAGAATCTGTTAGCAATTGATCCTTGTACAGAAAAGCATAGGATGGTTCCATATCCAATGCACGTAAAGAATCAAAGCACATCAGTGCATCCTATGACATTCATGGATTCAGTTGCTCTCCTTATCTATTCCCCTGGGATGGACCCGAATAACCTGGTTGATGTGTATATACTTGATGAGAGTTGTGATTATTGGATAAAAAAACGTAGCACTCAGCCAATTGTTGGTGGAGGATTGTGGCGGCCTAAGTGCCTTACTGATGGCGGGCTTGTGGTGGAGGCATGGGAAGGTCTTGCCTTATATTCTCCGAGTACTTATGACACAACTCCCAGTCGTTTCTCTGCAATGTTTGATGCTCAATGTTACAGTCATGTAGAGAGCCTTGTTTGTCTTAATGGAATGGAGCCACTTACAAagaaggaaaacaagaaaaagaagAACAAG GTTCCAAAATGCTGTGGCATTTTCTGTAAAGTCCGATAG